A single region of the Biomaibacter acetigenes genome encodes:
- the sigK gene encoding RNA polymerase sporulation sigma factor SigK, which yields MMENALAVLVTLGILFFKEFLAWLAFITNSTTFPQPLSPEEEEKYLTLYKNGSEEARNILIERNLRLVAHIVKKFASTGEDMDDLISIGTIGLIKAITTFNNRKGNRLATYAARCIENEILMNLRATKKIKTEVYLQDPIGVDKEGNEISLMDVLGTDSDAITDRIAEKFQQQKLHEKIKTVLKGREQKVIELRYGLLNGASKTQREIAKLLGISRSYVSRIEKRAIKKLFSELNTDSCK from the coding sequence ATAATGGAGAATGCCCTTGCAGTCCTGGTGACTTTGGGTATTTTATTTTTTAAAGAATTTCTGGCATGGCTGGCATTTATAACCAACAGTACTACTTTTCCGCAGCCTCTTTCCCCCGAAGAAGAGGAAAAATACCTGACACTTTACAAGAACGGAAGTGAAGAAGCCAGAAACATCCTTATAGAAAGAAATCTGCGGCTGGTAGCTCATATTGTCAAGAAATTTGCCAGCACCGGAGAAGACATGGATGACCTTATATCCATAGGCACCATAGGCCTTATAAAAGCCATAACCACCTTTAACAACAGAAAAGGCAACCGCCTTGCCACATATGCAGCAAGATGTATAGAAAACGAAATATTAATGAACCTCAGGGCTACAAAAAAGATAAAAACAGAAGTTTATTTACAGGACCCCATAGGTGTCGACAAAGAAGGAAACGAAATATCTTTGATGGATGTTCTAGGAACAGATTCCGACGCCATCACGGACAGGATTGCAGAGAAATTCCAGCAGCAGAAACTGCATGAAAAAATAAAAACCGTATTGAAAGGCCGGGAACAAAAAGTTATTGAGCTCAGATACGGTTTATTAAACGGTGCGAGTAAAACTCAAAGAGAAATAGCCAAGCTCCTGGGCATATCCCGTTCCTATGTGTCACGAATAGAAAAAAGAGCTATAAAAAAACTGTTCAGTGAATTAAACACAGATAGTTGCAAATAA
- a CDS encoding prepilin-type N-terminal cleavage/methylation domain-containing protein, giving the protein MIKIATAFKKIGKDKRGFTLVELMAVLAVLAIIAAIAVPRFTGTINTAKKNADKATATIVARAAEQKWLDDQESSEKTYTGNSLANAGYLKEKPEVQADSSYDDYKATVDSKGNCTKVVYTDGTNDATDNLLD; this is encoded by the coding sequence ATGATAAAAATTGCCACGGCTTTTAAGAAGATTGGAAAGGACAAGAGAGGTTTTACACTGGTGGAACTGATGGCGGTACTTGCAGTGCTGGCCATCATAGCGGCCATTGCCGTGCCAAGGTTTACAGGGACTATAAATACAGCAAAGAAGAATGCTGATAAAGCGACAGCAACTATTGTTGCCAGAGCAGCGGAACAGAAATGGCTGGATGATCAGGAAAGCAGTGAAAAGACTTATACAGGAAACAGCCTAGCCAATGCTGGATATTTAAAAGAAAAACCTGAGGTGCAAGCAGATTCTTCATATGATGATTATAAAGCAACAGTTGATTCGAAAGGAAACTGCACGAAAGTTGTTTATACCGATGGTACAAATGATGCTACAGATAATTTACTGGATTAA
- a CDS encoding prepilin peptidase, producing the protein MFYLFVFILGLMIGSFLNVCIYRIPRGQSIIFPPSACPTCGKRLKPCHMVPVLSFLLLGGKCAYCKEKISAVFPIVELGTAALYTFLLYRFSIGMLFFKYSLLFSILIVVCFIDMENQIIPDEMIIAGLLAGIIFSSVDIQNLLRDYIPGALIGSGILLLIVILSKGGMGGGDVKLMAVIGIFLGWRKALLALFISFILGGIFAFVLLITRKKGMKDAVPFGPFLGAAAMVTVFYGQYIVPYYFK; encoded by the coding sequence ATGTTTTATTTATTTGTATTTATCCTTGGACTCATGATTGGCAGTTTCTTAAATGTATGCATATACAGGATACCCAGGGGGCAGTCAATAATTTTTCCGCCCTCCGCCTGTCCGACCTGCGGAAAGAGGTTAAAACCGTGTCATATGGTGCCTGTTTTGAGCTTCCTTTTACTGGGAGGCAAATGTGCGTATTGCAAAGAGAAGATTTCTGCGGTGTTTCCCATAGTTGAACTGGGAACGGCCGCATTATATACATTTTTGCTATACAGGTTTAGCATAGGAATGCTATTTTTTAAATACAGTTTGCTTTTTTCAATTTTAATTGTTGTATGTTTTATTGATATGGAAAACCAGATTATTCCGGATGAAATGATTATAGCGGGTTTATTGGCAGGGATAATCTTTTCAAGCGTAGATATACAAAATCTTTTGAGAGATTATATCCCCGGAGCTTTAATCGGGAGCGGTATTTTATTGTTAATCGTCATTCTTTCAAAGGGGGGCATGGGAGGAGGAGACGTAAAGCTCATGGCGGTAATTGGCATTTTTCTGGGATGGCGGAAAGCGCTGCTCGCACTGTTTATTTCCTTTATATTGGGGGGCATATTCGCGTTTGTCTTACTGATCACCCGTAAAAAAGGCATGAAGGATGCGGTGCCCTTCGGGCCTTTCCTGGGGGCGGCTGCCATGGTGACGGTCTTTTACGGTCAATATATTGTTCCATATTATTTTAAATAG
- a CDS encoding YqeG family HAD IIIA-type phosphatase yields MLKMFCPDLYLDNIYSLDIEYIKKKNIKGLLIDLDNTLLPWNCSNIDRDLRDWVKKCKDQGLSLCIVSNNRARRINECARQLQIPAVTRAIKPRKKAFLKGLNILGIKINQAAVVGDQIFTDIFGAKRMGMFAILVKPVSDREFIWTRLMRRFEGMILKLMLKKGLISRVL; encoded by the coding sequence ATGCTGAAAATGTTTTGTCCGGACCTGTATTTAGATAACATATATAGTCTCGATATTGAATATATAAAGAAAAAGAACATAAAGGGGCTTTTAATAGACCTGGATAATACTTTGCTGCCGTGGAATTGTTCTAATATCGACCGGGATTTGCGGGATTGGGTTAAAAAATGTAAGGACCAGGGTTTATCCCTGTGTATTGTATCAAACAACAGAGCCCGCCGTATCAATGAATGTGCCCGACAGTTGCAGATACCGGCAGTGACCAGGGCTATCAAACCTCGTAAAAAAGCATTTTTGAAGGGTTTAAATATTCTCGGTATAAAAATAAACCAGGCGGCGGTAGTAGGTGACCAGATATTTACCGACATATTTGGAGCAAAAAGAATGGGTATGTTCGCCATACTGGTAAAACCGGTAAGTGATAGGGAATTCATATGGACCAGGTTGATGCGCAGGTTTGAAGGTATGATATTGAAGCTGATGTTAAAAAAAGGATTAATATCCAGGGTTTTGTAA
- the mltG gene encoding endolytic transglycosylase MltG, with the protein MNYKIIWQRFIESAIYLYIKSHIKMLVSVLTILGIVFFALSWFHLMLYPKDKASEAFVEFDVKSGSPAKELAQNMYKEGLIKNPMVFNLYAKINGYDVRIKSGTYLLSPSMSPGEILKKMISGDVLRKEQKITIPEGITLEKMAAIFQEHNILSKEEFLQAAKPVYFKDKYKFLEGLPPDATLEGFLFPDTYFLPEEKPAHYYIDILLKRFNEMYFGRGYDLQQEKIGLTIYQVVTLASIIEAEAKLAAERPVISSVFHNRLKKGMALQSCATVEYVLKEHKEFLTLKDLEVDSPYNTYKHSGLPPGPIGAPGISSIEAALNPADTDYLYFVSNGDGTHTFNKTYAEHLRNKKHAEGDK; encoded by the coding sequence GTGAATTATAAAATAATATGGCAGAGATTCATAGAGAGTGCTATATATTTATATATAAAAAGCCACATAAAAATGCTGGTGTCTGTTCTAACCATCCTGGGTATTGTTTTTTTTGCCCTGTCCTGGTTTCATTTAATGTTATATCCAAAAGATAAAGCCAGCGAAGCCTTTGTGGAATTCGACGTGAAAAGCGGTAGCCCGGCAAAAGAGCTTGCTCAAAACATGTACAAAGAAGGTCTCATAAAAAATCCGATGGTTTTTAACCTTTATGCAAAAATAAATGGGTATGATGTAAGGATAAAATCCGGTACATATTTGTTGAGTCCTTCAATGTCCCCCGGTGAAATACTTAAAAAAATGATTTCAGGAGATGTGCTGAGGAAGGAACAAAAAATAACAATTCCGGAGGGCATTACTCTGGAAAAAATGGCCGCAATATTTCAGGAACATAATATTTTATCTAAAGAGGAATTTTTGCAGGCGGCCAAACCTGTATACTTTAAAGATAAATATAAATTTCTTGAGGGTCTTCCTCCGGATGCCACTCTGGAAGGTTTTTTGTTCCCCGATACATATTTTTTGCCCGAGGAAAAACCTGCCCATTATTATATAGATATTTTACTGAAAAGGTTTAACGAGATGTATTTCGGCAGAGGTTATGATTTACAGCAGGAAAAAATCGGTCTTACCATTTACCAGGTTGTAACTCTGGCTTCTATTATCGAGGCAGAGGCCAAACTTGCGGCGGAAAGGCCCGTAATATCCTCGGTTTTCCACAACCGACTGAAAAAAGGCATGGCGCTTCAGTCCTGCGCCACAGTAGAGTATGTTCTAAAAGAACATAAAGAATTCCTGACTTTAAAGGACCTGGAAGTGGATTCACCGTATAATACATATAAACATTCGGGTTTGCCGCCGGGGCCTATCGGTGCTCCAGGAATTTCTTCCATCGAAGCGGCACTGAACCCTGCTGATACCGATTATTTATACTTTGTTTCCAATGGGGACGGCACTCACACTTTTAATAAAACCTATGCCGAACACCTGAGGAATAAAAAACATGCAGAAGGTGACAAATAA
- a CDS encoding type IV pilus modification PilV family protein, which yields MERVKKYSGGFTLIEILVAVAILGIVIVPVIGLFSSSVENNYKTNRDIIALTVARDIMDRIKAGDINRSNLEQEINDYKDRYGVEIKVEVPESTKNNNLSKVKVYVTPRKGMDAQTQGLMLASYSTNVFIESIDTSPPGNGGEDDGGNDNGGGGGNGGGHGGGNIEEPPPPAGDEDDYWNWFHRLLSFLRAVGVIILALTIIPLILWLKVPELHNRPFIDAIKASYDILVYIHNTYGLINWGHFKNEVRNRYGISLTIRDLFGF from the coding sequence GTGGAAAGGGTTAAAAAGTACAGTGGAGGTTTTACTCTCATAGAAATCCTGGTGGCTGTTGCCATACTGGGAATCGTAATAGTACCTGTTATAGGGCTGTTTTCATCTTCTGTAGAGAACAATTATAAGACCAACCGGGATATTATCGCTCTAACGGTGGCAAGAGACATAATGGATAGGATCAAAGCCGGTGATATAAACCGGTCAAACCTTGAACAGGAAATCAATGATTATAAGGACAGGTACGGTGTAGAGATAAAGGTGGAAGTCCCGGAAAGCACCAAAAACAATAACCTGAGTAAGGTAAAGGTGTATGTGACTCCCCGGAAGGGGATGGATGCTCAAACCCAGGGCTTGATGCTGGCTTCCTACTCCACCAATGTATTTATTGAATCGATAGATACGTCACCGCCTGGGAATGGCGGCGAAGATGATGGGGGTAATGACAATGGTGGTGGAGGTGGAAACGGAGGTGGACATGGTGGAGGGAACATTGAGGAGCCGCCGCCACCGGCGGGAGATGAAGATGATTACTGGAACTGGTTTCACAGATTGCTGAGCTTTTTACGTGCCGTAGGAGTAATAATTTTAGCCCTTACCATAATTCCGCTAATATTGTGGTTAAAGGTTCCGGAGCTTCATAACCGCCCTTTTATTGATGCAATCAAAGCTTCTTACGACATACTTGTTTATATTCACAACACTTATGGACTGATTAACTGGGGACATTTTAAAAACGAAGTTAGAAACCGATACGGTATTAGCCTGACAATACGGGATCTATTTGGATTTTAA
- a CDS encoding GspH/FimT family pseudopilin, producing the protein MYKHSKGFSTVELLAVLVIISIIAAIATQNFGFILSNARMNTTIMELVTDIRHAQQVAVGERINCYIIFDNSNKFYSIRVDANPLPKTIKWVNFDRRIDISTNFPENRFHFTSLGAPSTGGTIYIKNSKDSGGRTYRITILPATGRIRVYY; encoded by the coding sequence TTGTATAAACATAGCAAAGGTTTTTCTACTGTAGAATTGCTGGCTGTTCTCGTGATTATCTCCATTATAGCTGCCATTGCCACCCAGAATTTTGGTTTTATCCTGTCAAACGCCCGGATGAACACGACCATTATGGAGCTTGTCACCGATATAAGGCATGCTCAACAGGTAGCTGTGGGAGAAAGAATAAACTGTTATATTATATTTGACAACAGCAATAAGTTCTATAGCATACGGGTCGATGCCAATCCGCTTCCCAAAACAATAAAGTGGGTCAATTTTGACAGGAGAATCGATATCAGTACCAATTTTCCGGAAAACCGATTTCACTTTACCTCTCTGGGAGCGCCATCTACCGGTGGGACAATTTACATCAAGAACAGCAAAGACAGTGGCGGCAGGACATACAGGATAACCATATTACCGGCCACCGGAAGGATAAGAGTATATTATTAA
- a CDS encoding QueT transporter family protein — MNQIRYLARAAAIASIYAAVTYLLKPISYGPIQVRVSEALTILPMLESSAIPGLFVGCLLANILGGLGPWDIYGGSLITLVAAYMTGKMKNPLLGAVPPVVLNAFGVSYYLSFLYDMPYWITVLYIGIGEFVAVAGLGIPLYYFIKRTGLAGLFEK, encoded by the coding sequence ATGAATCAAATACGTTATCTGGCAAGAGCCGCAGCCATAGCATCTATTTACGCTGCCGTCACTTACCTTTTAAAGCCCATCAGTTACGGCCCCATACAGGTAAGGGTATCCGAAGCCCTGACCATTTTACCTATGCTTGAAAGCTCGGCCATTCCGGGGCTTTTTGTGGGATGCCTTCTTGCAAATATTCTGGGGGGCCTGGGCCCCTGGGATATATACGGTGGAAGCCTTATTACCCTAGTTGCGGCATATATGACGGGCAAAATGAAAAATCCGTTGCTGGGCGCTGTACCGCCTGTGGTTTTAAATGCCTTTGGAGTATCATACTATCTGAGTTTCTTGTATGATATGCCCTACTGGATAACCGTGTTATACATCGGTATAGGGGAATTTGTTGCAGTGGCAGGTCTGGGGATTCCGTTATACTATTTTATAAAAAGGACAGGCCTTGCAGGGCTTTTTGAAAAATAA
- a CDS encoding type II secretion system F family protein yields the protein MPIYRYTAINLSGQEIKGVYDAADRTAVVHMLREKNYFPVDIKENKKISDTVSLKRLFSRVTTKDLSVFCRQFSTVVNAGVPILASLDILRKQTENTRLRETLDILFEEVQKGKNLSQVMGLYKGIFPELLVNMVETGEISGTLDKVMERMAIHYEKEYKLSQKVKNALVYPSIVAIVATAVVTFLVTVVLPTFASMFQQVGAILPPSTRILMSISDLIRKYWLLLLVLLTGSALGVRIYASTEGGKEFFDEIKLKLPVIGIVNKKVITARFARTLGALLASGISVLQGIEITKKVVGNIVIQKSLSGVEEGIKKGKGLSEPLKSIEIFPPMLIHMAKIGEDTGTLDYMLTKTADFYDDEVESAVTRMTTLLEPAIIIGMAVVVGFIVISIVLPMFDLMTNVSF from the coding sequence ATGCCCATATACCGGTACACGGCCATAAATCTTTCCGGGCAGGAAATAAAAGGCGTATATGATGCGGCGGACAGAACTGCCGTTGTGCATATGCTCAGAGAAAAAAACTATTTTCCCGTTGACATAAAGGAAAATAAAAAAATATCCGATACCGTTTCTTTAAAAAGATTGTTCAGCCGAGTCACTACCAAAGACCTGTCGGTGTTTTGCCGCCAGTTTTCAACGGTGGTAAACGCGGGAGTTCCCATCCTTGCAAGTCTTGACATCCTCAGAAAGCAGACCGAGAATACCAGACTGAGAGAAACTTTAGATATCCTTTTTGAAGAAGTTCAGAAAGGCAAGAACCTCTCCCAGGTCATGGGGTTATATAAAGGCATATTTCCCGAGCTCCTGGTCAACATGGTGGAAACCGGCGAAATAAGCGGCACCCTTGACAAAGTCATGGAAAGAATGGCTATACATTATGAAAAGGAATATAAACTGAGCCAGAAAGTAAAAAATGCCCTGGTATATCCCTCCATTGTAGCTATAGTGGCAACAGCAGTGGTAACATTTCTTGTAACGGTGGTTTTACCCACCTTCGCCTCTATGTTTCAGCAGGTAGGAGCCATACTGCCTCCCTCCACCCGGATTCTAATGTCCATCAGCGATTTAATAAGGAAATACTGGCTGCTGCTGTTAGTTTTATTAACCGGTTCTGCCCTAGGGGTGAGAATATATGCGTCCACCGAGGGTGGAAAGGAGTTTTTTGATGAGATAAAATTGAAATTACCCGTTATAGGAATAGTCAACAAAAAGGTCATCACCGCCCGATTTGCCCGGACCTTGGGCGCACTGCTGGCCAGCGGTATTTCGGTGCTTCAGGGCATAGAGATTACCAAAAAAGTTGTGGGAAATATTGTCATACAAAAAAGTCTTTCAGGGGTGGAGGAGGGCATCAAAAAAGGCAAGGGGCTTTCAGAACCCTTGAAAAGCATCGAAATTTTTCCGCCAATGTTAATACATATGGCAAAGATTGGCGAGGATACCGGAACCCTCGATTATATGCTGACAAAGACCGCAGATTTTTATGATGACGAGGTGGAAAGTGCCGTTACCAGAATGACCACCCTTCTGGAACCCGCCATAATTATTGGTATGGCGGTGGTGGTGGGCTTTATAGTGATATCCATAGTACTGCCCATGTTTGATTTAATGACAAATGTCAGCTTCTAA
- a CDS encoding peptidoglycan D,D-transpeptidase FtsI family protein, which translates to MQKPARVLSMASRPNYKQYHIEEYLNREDAPLINRAIEAFSPGSIFKIVVLSAALEEGITDLDEKFYCPGFIKVGGNIFKCESYDRGGHGEITLKEATARSCNTVFIQLGLRLGKQKILEYAKRFGLGEKTLGDLPEEKPGFIPTAQNVYYQDIGNISIGQGPIQLTPLQAAQMVLAIVNDGILIKPHLTMEMVEADGRTVPLPSSQEKKRVVSEKTAKMVKQALQDVTRYGTGINAMPSPSLGESAGKTGTAEIGKNKYHAWFVGYYPVKSPRYIISVFLEKGGSGPVKAAPVFRDIIEKLNLHK; encoded by the coding sequence ATGCAAAAACCGGCGAGGGTCCTTTCCATGGCCAGCCGTCCAAATTATAAACAATACCATATAGAAGAATACCTGAACAGGGAAGATGCGCCTTTGATAAACAGGGCTATAGAGGCTTTTTCCCCGGGTTCCATCTTCAAGATAGTCGTTCTTTCAGCAGCTTTGGAGGAGGGTATAACAGACCTGGATGAAAAATTTTATTGTCCTGGTTTTATTAAAGTGGGCGGCAATATATTCAAATGTGAAAGCTACGACAGGGGTGGTCATGGTGAAATTACGCTGAAGGAAGCAACCGCCAGGTCCTGCAATACGGTTTTTATTCAGTTGGGTTTGAGATTGGGTAAACAAAAAATCCTTGAATATGCAAAAAGATTCGGGCTTGGAGAAAAGACCCTTGGGGATTTGCCCGAAGAAAAACCTGGATTTATACCCACTGCTCAAAATGTGTATTATCAGGATATAGGCAATATCTCCATTGGCCAGGGGCCTATACAGCTTACCCCTCTGCAGGCTGCACAGATGGTTCTAGCTATAGTGAATGATGGTATTTTGATAAAACCTCATTTAACCATGGAGATGGTAGAAGCCGACGGCCGGACCGTACCACTGCCTTCAAGCCAGGAAAAAAAGAGGGTTGTATCGGAAAAAACTGCAAAAATGGTTAAACAGGCGCTGCAAGATGTAACAAGATACGGCACGGGAATCAATGCCATGCCTTCACCCTCTCTTGGAGAAAGTGCCGGAAAAACCGGGACCGCGGAAATTGGAAAAAATAAATACCATGCATGGTTCGTGGGATATTATCCGGTAAAATCACCTCGTTACATCATATCGGTTTTTTTGGAAAAGGGAGGGTCAGGCCCCGTAAAAGCAGCGCCCGTATTCAGGGATATCATAGAAAAATTAAATTTACACAAATAA
- the gspE gene encoding type II secretion system ATPase GspE, whose protein sequence is MLLRNRKKLGDILVESGKITKDQLEYAVELQKKRGDKLGKILVDEGMVSEDDVMEILEYQLGIPHVKLDKYFIDPEVARIVPETIARKYNIIPIKKSNKLLTVAMSDPMNIFAIDEIKLASGLEVQPAIASEDDIKAAIEFYYGKQTVEKAIEDFKKEYKVDNNITLEKDLMEQINNAPVVRLVNSIIEQAVVSRASDIHIEPGERRLRIRFRIDGELHEIMSTSMQTHGAVVARIKIMSNLNIAERRLPQDGRVEIEVAGKNLDLRISVLPTVYGEKVVIRLLDRSSFLMSKKQLGFTEDNIQKYEQLLRMPYGIILVTGPTGSGKTTTLYTALRELNSPSVNIITLEDPVEYRLEGINQIQINPKIGLTFANGLRAILRQDPNIIMVGEIRDEETANLAVRAAITGHLVLSTLHTNDAASSVVRLLDMGVEPYLAAAAMVGVIAQRLVRKICPECKTKYPASEQELKILGFEPGSELELYKGKGCSSCNGTGYRGRTAVNEIMVVTRKHRELITQRASTDRLTEISREHGMQTLKENCIEQVIAGITTLAEMVKVVYTQD, encoded by the coding sequence ATGCTTCTAAGAAACAGAAAAAAGCTGGGAGATATTTTGGTTGAATCGGGAAAGATAACAAAAGACCAACTGGAATATGCAGTGGAATTGCAGAAAAAAAGGGGAGACAAGCTGGGTAAGATTCTGGTGGATGAAGGAATGGTATCGGAGGATGATGTGATGGAAATACTTGAATACCAGCTTGGGATTCCCCATGTAAAGCTGGACAAGTATTTTATTGATCCGGAAGTAGCCAGGATAGTGCCTGAGACCATTGCCAGGAAGTATAACATTATTCCAATAAAAAAATCTAACAAACTACTTACCGTTGCCATGAGCGATCCCATGAATATATTTGCCATTGATGAAATAAAACTCGCATCGGGATTGGAAGTCCAGCCGGCCATAGCATCCGAAGACGACATAAAAGCAGCCATAGAATTCTATTATGGAAAGCAAACCGTAGAAAAAGCCATTGAAGATTTCAAAAAAGAATATAAAGTTGATAATAATATAACTCTGGAAAAAGATTTGATGGAGCAAATAAATAATGCGCCGGTGGTACGGCTTGTAAATTCCATTATCGAGCAGGCCGTAGTCAGCAGGGCCAGCGATATACATATAGAACCCGGTGAAAGAAGGCTCCGGATAAGATTTCGGATAGATGGAGAGCTTCATGAAATAATGAGCACCTCCATGCAGACCCATGGAGCGGTAGTGGCGAGGATCAAGATTATGAGCAACCTCAATATAGCGGAAAGAAGGCTTCCCCAGGATGGAAGGGTCGAAATTGAGGTGGCGGGAAAAAATCTAGATCTCAGGATTTCCGTTTTGCCCACCGTTTATGGGGAAAAGGTGGTCATCAGGCTTTTGGACAGGAGCAGTTTCCTGATGTCCAAAAAACAATTGGGTTTTACCGAGGATAATATTCAAAAATATGAACAGCTTTTACGCATGCCCTATGGGATCATCCTGGTTACGGGTCCTACGGGGAGCGGAAAGACCACCACCCTTTATACTGCCTTGAGAGAACTAAATAGCCCCTCGGTAAATATCATCACCCTTGAGGACCCCGTGGAGTACAGGCTGGAAGGGATAAATCAAATACAGATAAACCCCAAAATAGGGCTTACTTTCGCCAACGGCCTCAGGGCTATTCTGAGACAGGACCCAAACATCATCATGGTTGGGGAAATAAGAGACGAAGAGACCGCAAACCTTGCGGTAAGGGCAGCGATAACTGGTCATCTTGTTTTAAGCACCCTTCATACCAATGACGCTGCAAGCTCAGTAGTGAGGCTTCTGGATATGGGTGTCGAGCCTTATCTTGCCGCTGCCGCCATGGTGGGTGTTATAGCCCAGCGATTAGTCAGGAAGATATGTCCGGAATGTAAAACAAAATACCCGGCCTCCGAACAGGAACTTAAAATTCTCGGCTTTGAACCGGGAAGTGAATTGGAACTATATAAAGGCAAAGGCTGCAGCAGTTGCAATGGAACCGGATACCGGGGCAGGACTGCGGTGAATGAAATAATGGTAGTAACTAGAAAACATCGTGAACTAATAACCCAGAGAGCTTCAACGGATAGACTGACAGAGATTTCTAGGGAACATGGGATGCAAACTCTCAAGGAAAACTGCATCGAACAGGTAATCGCTGGAATTACCACCCTGGCAGAAATGGTGAAAGTGGTTTACACCCAGGATTAA
- a CDS encoding type IV pilus twitching motility protein PilT: MNFREILEYATKNSASDIHITVGVPPTLRINGSLIAINQEKLTPEDTAKMVEEILEEEQLERLKKRGEVDLSYSIKGLGRFRVNVYRQRGSYSLAMRLVALNIPTLEQLGLPPVIKELARKSRGLVLVTGPTGSGKSTTLAAMIDLINSERNCHIITLEDPIEYLHKHKKSIINQREIGYDSESFASALRAALRQDPDVILVGEMRDLETISIAITAAETGHLVLSTLHTIGADKTIDRIIDVFPPYQQQQIKVQLSTVLQGVISQNLIARKDGRGRVAAVEVMIATPAIRNLIREGKSHQIITSMQTGGKYGMQTMDFALAQLYRQGVISYESALLYCSSEEALLRFMGN, from the coding sequence TTGAATTTTAGAGAGATTCTGGAATACGCAACTAAAAATTCCGCTTCCGACATACACATTACCGTAGGTGTTCCTCCAACCCTCAGGATAAACGGCAGTTTGATTGCTATAAACCAGGAAAAGTTAACTCCTGAAGATACGGCAAAAATGGTGGAAGAAATTCTGGAGGAAGAACAGCTGGAAAGGCTTAAAAAACGGGGTGAAGTTGACCTTTCTTATTCTATTAAAGGTCTAGGAAGATTCCGGGTCAATGTATACCGCCAGAGGGGAAGTTACAGTCTTGCTATGAGGTTGGTAGCCCTCAACATACCCACCCTCGAACAGCTTGGGTTGCCTCCGGTAATAAAAGAACTGGCAAGAAAAAGCAGGGGACTGGTGCTGGTCACGGGTCCCACCGGCAGCGGCAAGTCTACCACTCTGGCGGCTATGATAGACTTGATAAATAGTGAAAGGAACTGCCACATCATTACGCTGGAGGACCCCATAGAGTACCTCCACAAACATAAAAAAAGCATAATCAACCAGCGAGAAATAGGCTATGACTCCGAGAGCTTTGCTTCAGCCTTGAGGGCAGCCCTCCGCCAGGACCCCGATGTGATCCTGGTGGGAGAGATGAGGGACCTGGAGACCATATCCATCGCCATAACTGCTGCGGAAACGGGGCACCTGGTGCTTTCGACCCTTCATACCATCGGGGCGGACAAGACCATCGACAGAATCATAGATGTATTTCCGCCTTACCAGCAGCAGCAAATAAAGGTGCAGCTTTCTACGGTGCTTCAGGGCGTGATTTCCCAGAACCTAATAGCCCGAAAGGACGGCAGAGGTAGAGTAGCCGCAGTGGAAGTCATGATTGCCACACCGGCCATAAGAAATCTTATCAGGGAAGGCAAATCCCATCAAATAATAACTTCCATGCAGACCGGCGGAAAATACGGCATGCAGACCATGGATTTTGCCCTGGCACAGCTTTACAGGCAGGGAGTTATATCCTATGAAAGCGCCCTTTTATACTGCAGCAGCGAAGAAGCATTGCTGCGGTTCATGGGCAATTGA